A single window of Pyxicephalus adspersus chromosome 10, UCB_Pads_2.0, whole genome shotgun sequence DNA harbors:
- the TIAL1 gene encoding nucleolysin TIAR isoform X1 gives MDDDGQPRTLYVGNLSRDVTEVLILQLFSQIGPCKSCKMITDQTDSRRVAASAGFSALPNSSNDPYCFVEFYEHRDAAAALAAMNGRKILGKEVKVNWATTPSSQKKDTSNHFHVFVGDLSPEITTEDIKSAFAPFGKISDARVVKDMATGKSKGYGFVSFYNKLDAENAIVHMGGQWLGGRQIRTNWATRKPPAPKSAQESNTKQLRFEDVVNQSSAKNCTVYCGGIGSGLTEQLMRQTFGVFGQIMEIRVFPEKGYSFIRFSSHDSAAHAIVSVNGTTIEGHVVKCYWGKETPDMAKGFQQVDYTQWGQWSQMYGSPQQYGQYVANGWQVPSYSMYGQTWNQQSFGVEQSQSATWMGGFNAQPPPPAQGPPVIPNPSGYSMASYQTQ, from the exons ATGGACGACGACGGGCAACCCCGCACCCT GTATGTCGGCAACCTCTCCAGGGATGTAACGGAAGTCCTGATTCTTCAGTTATTCAGTCAGATTGGGCCGTGTAAAAGCTGTAAAATGATTACTGAT CAGACTGACAGTCGGAGGGTGGCAGCATCTGCTGGCTTCTCTGCGCTGCCAAATAGCAGCAACGACCCTTATTGTTTTGTGGAGTTCTACGAACATAGAGACGCAGCTGCTGCATTGGCAGCAATGAACGGGCGGAAGATCTTGGGCAAG GAAGTGAAGGTGAATTGGGCTACAACACCCAGCAGTCAGAAGAAGGACACATCCA ATCACTTCCATGTATTTGTTGGAGATCTAAGTCCAGAAATCACCACAGAAGACATTAAATCTGCTTTTGCTCCATTTGGTAAAATCTC TGATGCCAGAGTGGTAAAGGACATGGCCACAGGGAAGTCAAAGGGTTATGGCTTTGTTTCCTTCTACAATAAGTTG GATGCTGAAAATGCAATTGTACATATGGGAGGACAATGGTTAGGTGGACGACAGATCAGAACTAACTGGGCAACACGTAAACCACCCGCACCAAAGAGTGCGCAAGAAA GTAATACAAAGCAGTTGAGATTCGAAGATGTTGTGAACCAGTCCAGTGCGAAGAATTGTACAGTTTACTGCGGTGGGATTGGATCAGGTTTAACTG AGCAGCTGATGAGACAGACATTTGGAGTGTTCGGACAAATTATGGAAATTCGAGTTTTCCCAGAGAAAGGCTACTCTTTTATCAG aTTTTCCAGTCATGACAGCGCTGCACACGCTATTGTGTCTGTGAACGGCACCACTATAGAAGGGCATGTTGTGAAATGCTACTGGGGTAAAGAAACGCCAGACATGGCAAAGGGCTTCCAGCAG GTGGACTATACGCAATGGGGTCAATGGAGCCAGATGTATGGGAGTCCCCAGCAATATGGCCAGTATGTGGCCAATGGCTGGCAGGTACCATCTTACAGCATGTATGGACAAACATGGAATCAGCAAAGCTTTGGAGTTGA ACAATCGCAGTCTGCTACATGGATGGGTGGCTTCAATGCCCAGCCGCCACCACCAGCACAAGGACCGCCAGTCATACCAAACCCATCCGGGTACAGTATGGCCAGCTACCAAACACAATAA
- the TIAL1 gene encoding nucleolysin TIAR isoform X2 — MDDDGQPRTLYVGNLSRDVTEVLILQLFSQIGPCKSCKMITDTDSRRVAASAGFSALPNSSNDPYCFVEFYEHRDAAAALAAMNGRKILGKEVKVNWATTPSSQKKDTSNHFHVFVGDLSPEITTEDIKSAFAPFGKISDARVVKDMATGKSKGYGFVSFYNKLDAENAIVHMGGQWLGGRQIRTNWATRKPPAPKSAQESNTKQLRFEDVVNQSSAKNCTVYCGGIGSGLTEQLMRQTFGVFGQIMEIRVFPEKGYSFIRFSSHDSAAHAIVSVNGTTIEGHVVKCYWGKETPDMAKGFQQVDYTQWGQWSQMYGSPQQYGQYVANGWQVPSYSMYGQTWNQQSFGVEQSQSATWMGGFNAQPPPPAQGPPVIPNPSGYSMASYQTQ; from the exons ATGGACGACGACGGGCAACCCCGCACCCT GTATGTCGGCAACCTCTCCAGGGATGTAACGGAAGTCCTGATTCTTCAGTTATTCAGTCAGATTGGGCCGTGTAAAAGCTGTAAAATGATTACTGAT ACTGACAGTCGGAGGGTGGCAGCATCTGCTGGCTTCTCTGCGCTGCCAAATAGCAGCAACGACCCTTATTGTTTTGTGGAGTTCTACGAACATAGAGACGCAGCTGCTGCATTGGCAGCAATGAACGGGCGGAAGATCTTGGGCAAG GAAGTGAAGGTGAATTGGGCTACAACACCCAGCAGTCAGAAGAAGGACACATCCA ATCACTTCCATGTATTTGTTGGAGATCTAAGTCCAGAAATCACCACAGAAGACATTAAATCTGCTTTTGCTCCATTTGGTAAAATCTC TGATGCCAGAGTGGTAAAGGACATGGCCACAGGGAAGTCAAAGGGTTATGGCTTTGTTTCCTTCTACAATAAGTTG GATGCTGAAAATGCAATTGTACATATGGGAGGACAATGGTTAGGTGGACGACAGATCAGAACTAACTGGGCAACACGTAAACCACCCGCACCAAAGAGTGCGCAAGAAA GTAATACAAAGCAGTTGAGATTCGAAGATGTTGTGAACCAGTCCAGTGCGAAGAATTGTACAGTTTACTGCGGTGGGATTGGATCAGGTTTAACTG AGCAGCTGATGAGACAGACATTTGGAGTGTTCGGACAAATTATGGAAATTCGAGTTTTCCCAGAGAAAGGCTACTCTTTTATCAG aTTTTCCAGTCATGACAGCGCTGCACACGCTATTGTGTCTGTGAACGGCACCACTATAGAAGGGCATGTTGTGAAATGCTACTGGGGTAAAGAAACGCCAGACATGGCAAAGGGCTTCCAGCAG GTGGACTATACGCAATGGGGTCAATGGAGCCAGATGTATGGGAGTCCCCAGCAATATGGCCAGTATGTGGCCAATGGCTGGCAGGTACCATCTTACAGCATGTATGGACAAACATGGAATCAGCAAAGCTTTGGAGTTGA ACAATCGCAGTCTGCTACATGGATGGGTGGCTTCAATGCCCAGCCGCCACCACCAGCACAAGGACCGCCAGTCATACCAAACCCATCCGGGTACAGTATGGCCAGCTACCAAACACAATAA